From one Phycodurus eques isolate BA_2022a chromosome 6, UOR_Pequ_1.1, whole genome shotgun sequence genomic stretch:
- the LOC133403528 gene encoding uncharacterized protein LOC133403528 translates to MHSEWPEYGQRRHHGDRDRRWRDDYNDKWENRHEYHRDVQWDSYPKHGGSGPGRTERNSRSTDYSDSPQKLYSKDSLDRDRDGDRRSPVRRHLSSPDRRVVEKKRRRFTDDSRDDYSYRCEPDGKKYRQPLDSYSKDFKHTLPEEVDFKYRSSMQDSRSRHRHEEFTSRYHKPYDSSHRQLSTYNKDRDDHERNHSFLLKKLPEDDTTKRYVKSREQKNSSPTDRVDHRQNQARNYLDGSRLCFEHVTKSSQDVPEKKAANGFQRFLEVLNKGVDVDILNQIVIQTGPEDGGQPQSAASFRNVLDHPCFPEKQVRHLNVNTWNEENFGEECHRLPFQRQRLGSYGPKRSSPYDDMSVQRSEGGQGCTGSMLLPAVEKKTLTPEDEHKHQQMQEVLQAIGVDLGFEEVGQMSHRINERLYGKKESDWSYQSTGSRERITRAAYSPRRSSRSSSSSSSSHRSKPSYNDYSVHTDSYNAQSDLKVDQVQVPYTINNSSSLPDNQKCEIHENIPPNATIKTFIPNMLTTPPYRPVNYPPLLPNVSNVRPRLLIPPLPSLLRQSPMFPLPGRPPLLPYPCPSPLNILPSVLAQTRHLLPTPMNNIQPPFINLPNVPNPLHSVDTSPKSKVVSRPRCLLVIDTKKPR, encoded by the exons ATGCACTCAGAATGGCCTGAGTATGGCCAAAGGCGGCACCATGGTGACAGAGACCGAAGATGGAGGGATGATTACAATGATAAATGGGAAAATAGGCATGAATACCATAGAGATGTACAGTGGGATTCCTATCCTAAGCATGGTGGTTCTGGGCCTGGTAGAACAGAGAGAAACAGCAGAAGTACAGACTACAGTGACTCACCTCAAAAGTTGTACTCTAAAGACTCCCTGGACCGAGACAGAGATGGGGATAGGAGGAGCCCAGTGAGGAGACACTTGTCTTCCCCAGACAGGAGGGTGGTTGAAAAGAAAAGACGAAGGTTCACAGATGACAGCCGTGATGACTACAGCTATAGATGTGAGCCTGATGGCAAAAAATACAGGCAGCCACTAGACAGTTATTCAAAAGATTTTAAACATACGTTGCCAGAGGAAGTAGATTTTAAATATAGGAGTAGTATGCAAGATTCCAGAAGCCGACATAGACATGAAGAGTTTACTTCCAGGTACCACAAGCCCTATGATTCCAGTCACAGACAACTGTCTACATATAACAAAGACAGAGATGATCATGAAAGAAACCACAGTTTTTTACTTAAGAAACTTCCAGAAGATGACACCACAAAG AGATACGTCAAATCCAGAGAACAGAAGAATAGCTCTCCTACAGATCGTGTGGATCATCGTCAAAATCAAGCAAGGAATTATTTGGATGGATCTAGACTG TGTTTTGAGCATGTGACCAAGTCCAGTCAGGATGTACCTGAGAAGAAGGCCGCCAATGGTTTCCAAAGGTTCCTTGAAGTACTCAATAAAGGTGTGGATGTGGACATACTCAACCAGATTGTGATCCAGACCGGTCCTGAAGATGGTGGTCAACCACAATCTGCAGCATCTTTCCGCAATGTACTTGATCATCCCTGTTTTCCAGAAAAGCAGGTAAGGCATCTCAATGTGAATACATGGAATGAAGAGAATTTTGGAGAGGAATGTCACAGGCTGCCTTTTCAACGGCAACGTCTCGGGTCCTATGGCCCAAAGAGGAGCTCTCCGTATGATGACATGTCAGTGCAAAGGAGTGAGGGAGGACAAGGCTGCACGGGGTCCATGTTACTTCCTGCGGTGGAGAAGAAAACACTGACGCCTGAAGATGAGCACAAGCACCAGCAAATGCAGGAAGTGTTGCAGGCCATTGGGGTGGACTTGGGATTCGAAGAAGTCGGTCAAATGTCGCACCGGATTAATGAGCGATTatatggaaagaaagaaagcgacTGGAGCTACCAGAGTACAGGAAGCAGGGAAAGGATCACGAGAGCAGCCTACTCTCCAAGGCGCAGCAGCAggtcatcatcctcctcctcatcatcacacAGATCTAAACCTTCATATAACGACTACTCTGTTCACACAGACTCATACAATGCTCAGAGCGATTTAAAAGTGGATCAAGTCCAGGTCCCTTACACTATCAACAACAGTAGCTCTTTACCAGACAATCAGAAATGTGAAATCCATGAAAACATTCCTCCCAATGCCACCATCAAAACATTCATACCCAATATGCTCACAACGCCACCCTATCGTCCAGTGAATTACCCACCTCTGCTCCCCAATGTTTCCAATGTTAGGCCCAGACTTCTCATTCCTCCCCTACCTTCTTTGCTTCGTCAGTCTCCCATGTTCCCTTTGCCGGGTCGGCCTCCCCTCCTGCCTTATCCTTGTCCATCACCTTTGAATATCCTTCCATCTGTACTCGCTCAAACGAGGCACCTCCTCCCCACACCCATGAATAACATCCAGCCACCATTTATTAACCTGCCAAATGTACCAAATCCACTTCACAGTGTAGATACTTCACCAAAGTCTAAAGTGGTATCGAGGCCTCGTTGTTTGCTGGTCATTGATACAAAAAAGCCCAGATAA